The sequence CGCCGCCGCCCAGCCGGCAAACGGGATCGCCGAGGCAAGGGATAACGCTGCTCCCTTATAATCGCCCCGCGCCAGCGAGATCCCTGCATTCGCCACATCCGCGATCTCACCCACGCCCGGGATACAGCCCACCACATCCAGTACGACCTGCGTCACATCCAGAAATTTGCTCCAGAATCCCTTCTTCTTCGGCTTCTCTTCTTCCGGTGCCGCTTCCGTAACGAATGGCGCTTCCGGCTGCGGCTCCAGGTCCTCGACCGTCACCGGCGCTTTCGTCAGCCCCGCAAGCTCCACCTCGTCGCCCCGGATATCCGTACTGCCGTCCATCATCACGCTGCTGTTGCCGCTCAGAAGGTAGATCGCCTCTTGCGCCGTAATCTCTATCTTTTTCTCCGACGTCCACTCCAAATCCTTCTTGGCCGACAGCACGATGCCCGTATCGCTCTGAATGGTAATTCCGCTGCTGTCCTCCAGGGAGATGAACAGGCTACCCGCGGTCGCCGTCAAGCTCAGATCGGACGAACCGAATTTCAGCTCCTTGCCGTAATCCGTTCCCCAATATTTCGTGCCGGGGTCCTCCAGCTTCGGGGACGGCTGCCCGCTTTTGCGCACTGATCCCCGCGCCATCACTTCCTCTTCCCGTGCGCTGGGAAAATACACCTGTACCGCATCCCCCGCCTTCGGCATGAGATATAGCCCGCTGCTGCCCTCGGCGCTATATACGGATTCATACGGAATCCACACGGCCTCACTTTTCTCCTGGCTGGCGTCGATGTCCAGGTGTACCCGTACCCGGTCTTTTTGCAGATCAATGACTTTGCCGTCCAGCGAGACGCCGGTGATCTGCTCATTCAGGATGAAGGGCTGCCGGATGCCCGCTTCTAGGCGTAAGGTATACGTATGGCGTAGTGCTCCGTCCGTCAGCTGCGAAACGGCGGCGGCCACCGCCAGCTCTTTCCCCCGAAACGTCACATTATCTCCAAGCTGCAGCCACTTGGCGCTCTCCACTTCATAATAGGTGAAATCCATCACATGGGCTTCCAGTCCGGCGGCCTGCACCCGGGCATACGCGGCCAGGTCCCGACCCACGGTAAACGATGTCTCGGACGGCAGTTCTTCCATCCCCCCGTCCGGTACCCCAATCCACAGCTTCGGCGCCTCTGCCGAGGACTCTGGGATCACCACGGCGCCGACACGCGACGCCAGGCGTTTAATGAATTCCCAGTCCGTCTCGCGGTATTGCAGCACCAGCGAATCCAGCTGATCCGCCCCGGTGGCGTTGTCGATCAGGTCCGCTCCGTCATAGGCCAGCACCACCCGTTCGATCAACTCGCCTGTGCTTTGATTCCCAAGCTGGAAGGAGCGGATTTCCACTTTCCGATCCAGCAAGGAAGAGTGCGAGACCGCTTGCAGCTTCAGCTCGTAGTTCCCCCGCACGGTCTCGATTTCCATCTGCTCGACCCGCCCGTGGAACAAGGTCCGCACCTTCTCCCCGTCCGCGTTCACTTCCTGGATTTCCACGGCTTCCTCTTCTACTTTCTGCTGCGCCGCCAGATCCCGCTGCTCCTCCGGCAGGATTGCGCTTAACGACAGGGTGGCATGCTCACCGACACTCCGCCGAATCTCAAGCTGCCTGAGGCGCTGGATTTCATAAGGGGCGATCAGCTTGATCTGCCCGTATCCTTTCCAGGTATGTAAGGTTGCCATTTTGTTTTCCTCCTCTCCCGGGACGATGGCCCAGCTTACGTACGAATGCCAGTTTCTTTACTTTTTCCAGCATGTGCAGTTGCCTACCGGATTGCCCCGCTCCCCGAGCTGCCGACAGATACGCCGCCCAGGTCCTGTCCGTCGTCTTCAATCCGGATCAGGCTGCCTTCATAGATGCAGGTATTGGTGCAATGGCTTAATAGCGCCGGTTGTTCCTCGATCAGCACATCGAATTTCCCGTTTACCCATGGACCGGTAATGACAGGAACGCAGGGTGCCTTCTGGACTCCCTCAGTATCGAACTTGCCGTTCTTTACCGCTGGGTTTAGTTGGTTGGTGCAGTTGCCAAAATGGATAATATTTACGCCCGGCTTGTAATCCTCTACATTCACCTGCGGCATTTCCTTGACATAGACACCGTGGCTGAACGGGATTTTGAGCCGGGTAAGCTGGGTCCCGCAGCTGCAGCTTAGAATCGCCCCGGCCACCACATACGATTTCTGCTCCTCACCGCCGCTTCCGCCTACGCTAAATGCACCTTCTACCTGCATAACTTGCGCCTCCTTATGGTTTCATTTCATTCCTCAGGATTGTTCTACCCGTGTTAGCCGAATTCCATTGAAGTCCCGCCGCAGCAGCCCTTCCGCCAGCGCCAGATTTATGAGCCATATCCGTTCTCTGGGGCCGTTTACCTGAAAAAAAGGTTGGCCTCCCGCACGCCCGGCATCCAGCACCAGTCTGCGTAATCTGCCGTCCGGGTGCCATTCACTTTCATCCGACAGGCAGTCCACCTGCGGCGCGGCAACCAGCCAGTAGACTTCCTGATGTCTGCGCGGCAAATCCGTAAACACGCCCGGCACAAATCGCACCATCGGCGCAAAGATCTCGATCGTCCGTTTCACCCGATTAGAGACAAAGGGAACCGGATACTCGATGAAATCCACGTAATCGACTTGGGCTGCCTCTGCCACGGCAAACTGAAGGCTTAATTCTTCAAGCGAGTTGCGCTGACCCGCGCTCTGTCCGGCCGC is a genomic window of Paenibacillus durus ATCC 35681 containing:
- a CDS encoding contractile injection system protein, VgrG/Pvc8 family, with product MATLHTWKGYGQIKLIAPYEIQRLRQLEIRRSVGEHATLSLSAILPEEQRDLAAQQKVEEEAVEIQEVNADGEKVRTLFHGRVEQMEIETVRGNYELKLQAVSHSSLLDRKVEIRSFQLGNQSTGELIERVVLAYDGADLIDNATGADQLDSLVLQYRETDWEFIKRLASRVGAVVIPESSAEAPKLWIGVPDGGMEELPSETSFTVGRDLAAYARVQAAGLEAHVMDFTYYEVESAKWLQLGDNVTFRGKELAVAAAVSQLTDGALRHTYTLRLEAGIRQPFILNEQITGVSLDGKVIDLQKDRVRVHLDIDASQEKSEAVWIPYESVYSAEGSSGLYLMPKAGDAVQVYFPSAREEEVMARGSVRKSGQPSPKLEDPGTKYWGTDYGKELKFGSSDLSLTATAGSLFISLEDSSGITIQSDTGIVLSAKKDLEWTSEKKIEITAQEAIYLLSGNSSVMMDGSTDIRGDEVELAGLTKAPVTVEDLEPQPEAPFVTEAAPEEEKPKKKGFWSKFLDVTQVVLDVVGCIPGVGEIADVANAGISLARGDYKGAALSLASAIPFAGWAAAGAKIARDAMKAGSMLAKATDKVVSVAKAAKEVAQSMRSTGTLGKVFTGARNLGSNLSQSDVLQKMQKMMQRLEMNSPKLNYALNMAGQTARNYMKSEAQERAVDKVQEEGWASREVLTLLGILTNTGGKRHGRGGGDGSHLGAISGGGGGGSHLGDGRKGNAGTERPQKPKKHNAEKKSTPQSGNGPYSHLKDSKHVGPGKDFTAAQKKKIIEENMKRNGSVVKSDEKGQILTKPQKSKKGVTPDPNEWQIDHIIPRDKGGTNSYSNAQVLSRKENREKSNKLPSDLDKPSKKTPPTKPKRRKK
- a CDS encoding DUF4280 domain-containing protein; amino-acid sequence: MQVEGAFSVGGSGGEEQKSYVVAGAILSCSCGTQLTRLKIPFSHGVYVKEMPQVNVEDYKPGVNIIHFGNCTNQLNPAVKNGKFDTEGVQKAPCVPVITGPWVNGKFDVLIEEQPALLSHCTNTCIYEGSLIRIEDDGQDLGGVSVGSSGSGAIR